TCTTGTGTACCATGCTTGAATGCTTGGCCAACCGGAAGGGGAAGGATGGAGACTCAGGGGTGGGTGACCCCTGTTCATCTAGGGCAACTTAGAATCACCGCTAGGTGACCGGGGAGAAAAAATTAAGAAGTGGTGGGGTGCTTCCCCCTGTCATCAGCTGTGGATGCGTCCAAAGGACAACCTACGTTGTAGCAGACAGGATTGGAGAAACGTGTTGACTTGCTGCTGTTGTCTACTTACTTGCCCGGAGGCTCAAACGGGATGAACTGTATTCCGTCCTTCTGTCTGTACTGACAATGTCTTCTGTCTTTCGAACAGCTGCCAAGACGGCCTTGCATAGCTTCATGCAGTCCAAGGAGGCCAGCCCGAGAGAGAAGGACCTCTTCCGGAGTGTGAAGGTCAGTCATCCTCTCTGTCCACCTGGGGTGGAGCGGTCATTCCCTTTCCGCGAGAGGAGGTGGACTCCCGTGTCAGATCCGGGGGTCTAAGAGAAGAAGGGCTGCTGTGCATTTGTTTCCTGTGTCCAGTTTTTGGGATAAAGAGTGTGTGAGATCTCAAATTTGAGATAACCACCTTCTTTTACATAGGAAAATTTGGGAGGTGTGTGTTTATAAATAAGTATCAAAGGGGCTTGCCTTAAAAGGAAGTGATATTGACAATAAATGGGACTTCCAGCTAATACATGGGATAAAAAGGTGTCCCATGATGGCTtgtgtgcctcccccccccatcccttccaAATAATTACTCCCTGGACACGTGACTTGACATCAGGCCATTTGGGTGGGATTGACTTTGTCCCTCTTTGGACGCAACAGGTGGTGCAGCTGGCAGGGGCCGCCCGTTTGTACCTGGGAAGGCTTTTTGGAAACTCATCTGACCGGTGCTTTAAAAGCCGAATGGGCGGTTGTATGTTCCTGAACACCATTCGGAGCGCCGAGATGGGGATTTGCCTGCAAAGCTTGAATCGCTTTGAGCGGCTGCTCTGGATTTCACTGTTTTTATACTCGGTTTTATTCTTGGGTAAAAACACGTGGATGATCTCGATGCAAACTCagaatacagtgtgtgtgtgtgtgggggggggggtgaagctaAGGCATGGGGCCAAAATGTTCTGTGACTGCAGTTGCGAAGTGTGTAAAACTGGACTCTGgcagctgcctcccttcctttgCCATCAGAAAACTGTATCATTTCAGGTCCCAATGGCTGCCAAGAAGAGTGTCTTTAGTACATATTCCTTATTCATCCgtgttccttctcctctttcctgccTTATACAGTAAGGGCATAAATTTTCCCTCTGCCCTGATGGAAGTATTATTAGAATTTTGGATTCTTCAAAGAAGCCCTGACACCCTATTTTGCAGCCAATGTCAAGTTCGCCTGTCATTTATCGCATGTCCCTTGCATCTGTCCGGGTCTCCAGTTAGCAGATCGGCGTTTTATTCCGTGGATCTAATTAATATCCCTGTGTGGTTCTTTTGTCCAGGATACAGATCTGTCCAGAAACATTCCAGGGAAGGTGAAGGTATCGGCCCCTAATCTCCTGAATGTGAAAAAGAAGTGACACCCCGCGGCCGCTAGCATCGCCACCTGCACTTTTGAACTGTCTCACCGGAGCCCCTTCCAGTTTTGTTAATAAAGTGCTGTTgtagctgtctggatagcactctggtgatttcgTTGCACATGCCatgacaataaagtgttattctgTTCTATATTCTGTTCTTAATCTGCAGAAGGCGAAGTAGAGCATGGTTTCAAGGGAGCTCTCCCGTGTTTGCCCCGAGAGTGGACTCAAATTTGAAAAGGGTTGAGACTCCCCGTACAGAGGTGACCAAAGGCCGATAAAAGACCAATGGGTAAATTGCCAGGTGATATTCGGCAGTTCTTCACCAAGTGCTTCTGACTTTCTCTAGTTTAAacaaaccaatttttttaaaaaaacttgctttcaTTCTAAAAAAACTTGGCAGGAAATGTGTTGGTGTGTGCATGAGCGTTTTGTAGGTGTGAGCTCACCATAGGAATACGAGCGGATTCCTGGGCTGAGCATCTGCTTGGAAGAAactcctgctgccttccctttCTGCTCACTTTCCTGAGCCACTTTCCTGAACTGTGCAGCAGaaacaaccaccacaacaacCGGATACACcttctctgtttgtttatttatttattgtatttataccccgcctatctagtcatttcgacctaCCAGCCCGCAGTGAGGTTTTTGAAATGGAACAGGCTTTACCTTTACGTCAGACCTGGCTGATGCTCTTATGGCTACCGTGGGAACGCATCCTTTTCCCAGCAGATTGTCTTCTGAAGCCTCTGAGCCCAGCCTGCCTGTAAGCAGGTCTCGTGTCAGGTTCAAAAAATGGTGAGAGCGTTGAGTAGCCCCGTTTAGTTGGTTTAGATTTCAATTGGATTGGTTCAAAGTTCTGAATCCCTCGGGATAAATCTCCTCTCCAGTCATTTTGGTGGGAAAGCCCCTTTTTTCTTAAGTTCTGGCTGTGCAAATGGCCATCCTTCTCCAAGGAAGCAAAAGGGAGCAGCTGCGTTATGTCTCCAGCAACTTTCCCTCGAGTGAAAAGTTTAAGAACCATTCAAGGTATGATGTCTTTTTCATACCAAAGTTACTAAATGCTAGCTTACTATGGAACATCTTAGCATTCTtacaaatgtctgtctgtctctatatGGATGGATGCACAGTaggaaaaaaagtaatatttccaacgAATGCAGCTCTTGCAGGGCTTCACAAACGTTGCCTTACTAGGAGTCCTGTGTAAGATAGGCTAGTGTTTGTATACACTATAAATGTATGTGGATGTGTCTACAGAAAAGCAGGAGGCCCTAAGCAAGCAGTTAATCCATGTCTGCCCCACAGAGAATCCACAGGCCTCGTGTTTCTGAGGTTACTTGTGGTCAAAACTTTTAACAGGCATTCCAAACAAAATGTTCATCATCCGCACGAGGCCCCTGCTGAGTGGAGGCAAGCGTTCTGGGGTCACTGAAAGAGGGAATCTTCTTCATACTTGCATTAAATACCTTTATTGCcaacagttcttttttttttaacacaaaaataggttctctctctctctctctaagccaTTCACATGCAACAGAAGAGGTTGAAGCAGAGAAGCCACGACCTACGATGCAAAATATCTCCTCTATCCCGGGGAGAGGCTGCCCGTGTTTTGCCACCACGGAGGGACTGGcggctccttcctcttcctcctcttctcttacGAGCCGGACGTGTTGTTGCTCCCGAAGCGCTGGTCGAGGCTGAGCAGGAGGTGCTTGGGCAGGCAGTGCCAGGAGCTCGCCAGCAGCTCTTTGAAGCACAGGATGGCTTCCAGGCAGAGTCTCGagggaagtggggaaaaaaagagtttggatCAGAGACGGCGGGCTGTGCTGTGGGGCCACTGGGGGACCCTCAATGGATGCGTTAAAAGAAGTTGCCCCCCTCCCGAACCCCAGGGCGCAAAACAGATTTTATCCATTTCTACTGCTCTTGGTCAGACACCTTTGAAGGGTTCGGTTAAGCTGCCCATTGGGGTGCAGCCGTCCCTCCCCTCCTTATCCTGTTTTTAAAactccccctcctgccccctgAACACTGTGACTGGCCGTTCTACAAAACGGTGCAGGGCCTGTTGCTGTCTTTCAGCTGACCAGAGAGGGGATTCCTCTCTTTTCAGGCCAGGAGTGGGACACAGGTGCACATGACGGTGTTTTCTGCAAACTGACATCCTTGTCGATTGTCGAGCACAGCCTCTCCCAGTCTGGCACACCCTTGAGTTGAGCTGGGTCACCAGTTACGatgggtggggctgatgggagctgggcTGGCCAAACTATGGACACTGTTCGATGGGCTGAGAACTGCCTTCTGGTTCCACACCACACCACCACAGCTGCCAGGCTCTCGCTGAGCTGCCTGCCAGAGCACAGCACCAGCCGGTGGACAGGATAGGCTCCCCGTCTACAGACAGACCGGGCTGAACACCCTCTCGCAGACATCCAGGTGGGAAAGGTGGCTTCCAGTGGAATAACATCAGCCTCACTTCCCTGATGGCATCATCCCACGAGAAagcccctcccccccatttctcACTTTATATATTCAATAGGTTAAGGGGCACGAGATAAGTGTTGTTTTCAGACTGTACCTTACGAGGGATTTGGGCTGAAGAGAAAACACAAGGATTTCATTACTGTGTTcctggaaggggaggaaaaacaaTAACACCAATTAGTACTGAATTTCATCCGTCAGTATCTCATTACTTTGCAGGCAGGGGCAGAAGGGGCGGCAGAGAAAGAGATGCAGCAATTCATACTGAATCTTGTTCCATGCAAGGGCCAAGCGCACACCAAGCGGGTCTTACGGGTCAGCCAGAAGTTCTTTATCCACCCACCCCCTCCACACCGAGATTCTGTGGAAACCACAAGATGACACtcgtttttttccccatcattaTTTTAGCTAATACCAACAGCATTTcccttcatggcaaacagcagGATCATGGGGTTCAGAagaaagtggccttggattgaAAGTGGTCCCGCTCAGTCTCAATCCAACCAAGGGGTAAATGGCTCCAGAATTGGCCCGTGGACTGCATGAAGTCATGTgggacggtgtgtgtgtgtgtgtgtgtgtcatggagGCTCTCCGGGCAGGGCAGGCGGGGGGTTCTCACTGCTTTCTGCACTTGCCCCCCCCATGGCCCCTGCATGTCAAAAGCTGTTCCAGAGCTTACACAGAAGCTAACACACATCATACGCCACAGATCTACCTGAAAACAGACTGTTTTTCTAGGCTAAAGAGAGTATGATGAAGTTACATTTCGAAAGCAAAACAAGAAGTCATTCTCCCTTATGGTAATGAGGAATATCTTCCATTTACCTTTTAGTTCCATTTAAAGGGCTTTACAAGGCATTTGAAAAGACACTTGCCCAGTATTACGCCTTTCTGTTTTCAATCCTTAAGCTtttgggggttgttgtttttttaaacaagaaataATGAAAAAGTAGCGAGTAAtgttttgtcatttagtcgtgtcctactctttgtgacccccatggaccagagcacgccaggccctcctgtcttccactgcctcccggagttgggtcaaagtcatgttggtggcttcgatgagcctgtccatccatctcacatGAGCAAGCAATACAGCAAAGCATACCTATGTCCACACACACAGAGTAGACTTGCATGTTCAGGGAGGGAGCTTCTTATAACTAGCTGAATAatacatggcttttaaaaaatgacttcccCAGTAGCTCAGAGAGCACAcgcagagaagggggaaagggcttACAGCTTTCTGATGGGCCAGTAAGTTGTTGGCGCAGCCCCCAAACACGATCACCTCTCCCTCGTCGCTCGCGCAGGCTGTGTGCCAGAGCCTGCAAAGGGAACACGGGAAGGGCCGAAAACACAAACGTCAGGGACAACACCGTTCCACAGAGAAACGCTTTAGCCTGTGGAGCAGACCTCACATCCCGCCCCCTTTGGTAAATCACCCGCTGGATGCATGccggagaaaaagaaaaacaaaacacatgtatCGACAGGATGATTTCGCGATGGCACGCTACGGCTGCCTGATGGCATTTTCATCTGAACCCGGTGATTGCCGGCTGGAAGGACACCGTGGCCAAAACTCAACTGAAAACTCACATAGGCTTAACTCCATGGGCATCCATCACAGCAGTGAGCTGCAGCAAGTTGAGAAGCCCGTGGGAGCCCTTCTGCTCACGTGACCTGCTTCTTAACTTAGAAAGTCACAGCTCGGCTTTACTTCAAGGGCCAACAAATTAAGGAAGAGGACTGCTGTCCAAAAGCCCATGAACATCTCCCTTTCTAGATTCTTGACAACAACAGTGGAAGATTGGACAGAGCCTTCATGCCGAAACCCTGCAAGGAGACCAACTGGCTGCCATCCATGCAGAGCCAAGCCCTGGCTGACAAGGAAAGGAAGTCAGAGGAAGGACGGGGAGCCGTCTGGACGACATCGTTACAGCCGGCGGGTTCCTTACCTGGGCTTCCCTGTATAATTGTGCTCGAACTGTATCCATTCATTTTTACTGATACAATAGACCCAGGCGTCACCTACGAGGCACAGAAATCGTGGTTAACAGCATGTCTAGGGTCCGTGTGATCGGGGGAGAAACTCACAGGTGTTGCTGGAAGGTGTGAAGAGGACCTGCTGTCAGAGCCTCCTACCTGAGGCAGGTGGCTTTTAAGCCACCGGAGCTCAAGACGGAAACACGACCTCTTCGTCTCAACCCCACCATCCTGACATTTATTTCCAGGACACACCCCAACCCTCCTCTCTATAGTCCACACTATCTGTTCAATGACATGGAATTGTCGGAGTGGGGAGGAAGAAGTGACTCATTGTGGAACGGGAAGGAGGAGGATAAACGTTTTCCAACAGATGGGGAATGTGTGCTTGTTTCCCTGACattcagcctcaatctggcttTCTGGAGCCTGAGAGCCCACCCGCAAGAGGTCCTGTTGCCAGTGAAACCCCACCCCACGCCCAAATCTGAGTGATTCTGCTGAAAGGCTTTTTGTGACTTACTGAGCGGCTGCTTGTCTGTGGTGAACCCGCCAAAGAGGAAGAGATGATCGGACGAAACGGGAGTTAACGAATGCCAGGAACGGCCAACGGGACTAAGGCCTTGCACGATTCTAGGGAAGGGGACAGAAAGAAGGCTGACGAGGGCTGTTTTGTGGCCAGGACACAGAAAAGCCTGCTCAGTTTCTAGACATGGGAGGGGCTGGGCTGGGGTGGGTGCTGACACGAGGGAACCCCACGTCTGGGAGGGCaacccctctccctcctcctcactGGCTTCATGCAAGAAAAGGGAAGGCTCGAAAGCAGGACCAGCGTGCCTGCATGCGCGACACAGAGCCCCTGGACAATACAGCAGAGGAAAGGCCCACCGTACATTTCATGCCACTCCCAGGTGTCCAGGTCAAGGTAGTAGAGATCGTTCATTCTAGACTcctgagaaggggggggagagagagagagggtgagcGCCCCTTGGCGCTTGGAAGAGCGGCCCCTGCTCCTTCCCCGGTCTTTCACTCACTCGGTATCGGCCTCCAAAGACGTAGCCTCTGTTGCCAACCGTGGCGCAGGCATGGGCTGCTCGGGGTGACGGCGATTTACCCTGTGGCCAGGATTTCAGAAAGGATTAGGCAGAAAGCaggaggcaggaaggggagagagggggagaagatCCAAAGGATGGTGAGAGAAACTAGGGCCTGCTAGAGCTGTTCAGAAGCTGACGGCTTCCTGGAAGAAAAAGCTCTCTGGGCCTCCGGGTCAACTccctattatatatatatttatttatttgttttatttatatgctgcctttctcccgagaAAGGGACTCTATCTCTCCGATTCACATCGTTCACCCTTCTTCTAAACCTGAGATTCAAGGCCACTCGCAAGATGGAAGAGACAAGCTCGTGAGACAATCATAGTAAAGTACATTTAGTGAATTATAGCaccgaaaagaaaagaaaaaacctaaactaaaagcaattttaaaactggattatttttttaaaaaaacaccccctgGTTAAAAGCCCCTCATCTGAAGCACCTCATCCATTTCTAAAAGCTTTTCTGAATAAAAAGTCCAGTCCTCATGAGGAAGGGAGGCGGCCAAAGGAAGCAGCGAGCTTTCAACTGGTTCCTTCTCACGAGCATCCACACGATGTGGGTGACTGAGAGGCAGAAAGACTTCAGCCAAGGCCACAGAAGGAAGAAGGGCATCCTCCTCCAGCAGAGGAAAACGTATTTGGGGTGCCCAACAGAAGCCTCCCTGAGACTTACCGTGGTGACGGGCTGACTCCACGTGAACATCTCCGTGTCCAGGACATGCACGTGATCGTTCCATCCTCGAGGAAGACCGGAATTCTTGAACAAAAACAGAGACATCTTTGGGCATCTAGAGCAGATTTAGCACTGGGAATAATTCTGGTTCGTGCAGGCTTTTCATCTGATGACATTCTGCCTCAGAGGGTTTTACTGTGTCctttaaagcagcggtccccaacctttttgaggctgggggggagcgagctccatgcgtgggagtggtggggtggtggtggtggagatccgtatccgcggcccagttccggcgAGCCCACAGAccaggactgggccgcggaccaggggttgacgacccctaCTTTAAAGCATTTTCAAAGCAGTTTCATGGATGTTGCAGGTTAtaaataggaagaaaaaaaattaatacatttcTGCAAGAAGACCTTGGCAGGTCTGCAGTTTTTCTTCACAGCAGCAGTCCCCAAATCAGAAGAAATTGCAGGCGGGGAAATACAGAGGACTTACCCAAAAAGAGGTTTCATCAAACTCAAATTTTCCAATCTGTTCCCCTTCAGGGTAATAGCCGTAGCCACCGAAAAAGACGAGCCTGATCAACAGAAGGGGTGGGAGgatcaacaacaaaaagcaagatGTTACCCTAGTGATCAATGAGCACCCAATAAAGATTAACCCTTTccaagaaagaaggaagctgcCCATTTTCTGTTACCGCTTCAGCCAAGGTGGGCAGCGTCCAGGCCTCCCCAGAACTTACATTGTAAGGCTTAAAGGTTAAGCTGTAGATCCTCAATGGAAGACCTATGGCTCTCAAGAGTCCCCACCTATGGTCACTGGTGTCAGATGGGGAGCGCTTTTACTCAAAGCATCTCTCAGCTCTGACAATTAAAACAAGCTCCCAGACAGCCGCCAGGTCCACTCCACAGCCATGGAATGGACTGCAAGCAGAGGTCGAGAGGAGAACTTGGCTGTTGACCTTTCGGAATGCATGGAGAGTGAGAGAACCCGCAGGAAAGCAGAGTCCTATCGCTTGGCTGGCACATTAGGTGCCATTTCTCAGCTCAGCTCCAACCCTGTTCTCCTTACAGAACTTCTGACCATCCTTGAGATTCCCTCTGTGTGAGTTTCCATCCGGATGCCACCTTCCCTTACAGGCAGGGGGTGGCCAAACACGAATGCACCAATAAAGGCTTAAAACAAAACTTTCAGTCTAGAGGATTAAACATTCTAGAATTCTCCTCACGCGGGAAAGAGAAGACAACGAAGGTGGGAGAGGTGGAGGGCATCAGGAAAAAGGGGAAAATTGAACAGGAGTTGGATGGACTCCATAAAGAAcgccacagctttgagtttgcaagcgCTTATTCCCTCAAGGAAGCCGGACCCTTGCATTTACAAGACCCGAGCAGGGCTGGGGAGGACCGGGTATTTTGGAgagcattcattcatagggtcaccctaagacAGAGgtctgtaacaacaacaacaacaacaacacagaagaaAATATCCAAAATATCCAAGTCAAGTGCTAACAAGGTCTTTAGGGCAAATCCCGGAATCCATGGCTTGCTTACTTGTTTTTATAGGCCCAAACTCCGAGTTTGTCCTTTGATGATGGGGGGACCCCCTGGCACTC
The Pogona vitticeps strain Pit_001003342236 chromosome 1, PviZW2.1, whole genome shotgun sequence genome window above contains:
- the KLHDC2 gene encoding kelch domain-containing protein 2 isoform X1, whose amino-acid sequence is MAEDNEELPMDEEILAPAEDNLEQLESGSPAERSGHVAVTDGQCMFVWGGYKNAQVRDFNDFYLPRDEIWIYNMETGKWTKHRTSGDVPPSMSGSCAVCLDHVLYLFGGHHARGNTNKFYMLNSRTKDEALRWVRVECQGVPPSSKDKLGVWAYKNKLVFFGGYGYYPEGEQIGKFEFDETSFWNSGLPRGWNDHVHVLDTEMFTWSQPVTTGKSPSPRAAHACATVGNRGYVFGGRYRESRMNDLYYLDLDTWEWHEIIVQGLSPVGRSWHSLTPVSSDHLFLFGGFTTDKQPLSDAWVYCISKNEWIQFEHNYTGKPRLWHTACASDEGEVIVFGGCANNLLAHQKAEHSNEILVFSLQPKSLVRLCLEAILCFKELLASSWHCLPKHLLLSLDQRFGSNNTSGS
- the KLHDC2 gene encoding kelch domain-containing protein 2 isoform X2 — translated: METGKWTKHRTSGDVPPSMSGSCAVCLDHVLYLFGGHHARGNTNKFYMLNSRTKDEALRWVRVECQGVPPSSKDKLGVWAYKNKLVFFGGYGYYPEGEQIGKFEFDETSFWNSGLPRGWNDHVHVLDTEMFTWSQPVTTGKSPSPRAAHACATVGNRGYVFGGRYRESRMNDLYYLDLDTWEWHEIIVQGLSPVGRSWHSLTPVSSDHLFLFGGFTTDKQPLSDAWVYCISKNEWIQFEHNYTGKPRLWHTACASDEGEVIVFGGCANNLLAHQKAEHSNEILVFSLQPKSLVRLCLEAILCFKELLASSWHCLPKHLLLSLDQRFGSNNTSGS